Within Halonatronomonas betaini, the genomic segment TGGGTAGCCTTTGTATGCCTTCTTACATAGTTGATCCCCTTCCATTTAGCGAAGACCATCGAGTCTCCAAACTTTCCAGCAGCATCTATTGAAAATAGTGGTCCAGTTACTTTAGCCAAAGTAACCGCCTCCTTTAAATTTAATTTTTGAAGCTTAATACCTTTTAAGAATAGCATAATAGAGTAATTAAAGGTATAATGGGTGTTTGCAAAAGATGATATTTTCTGTTTACCTGCATTTAGCCATCATTTCTGCAATCAACCCTCTATCAGGCAGCATTTCTTCTACAGGTGCGACAACTTCCAGCCTGTCGCCAGTAGAACCGCAGATAGGGCAGACTTCATCAGTCAATTCACCGGCTATCTCCATGACCTTTTGCTGCCTGCATTCCAGGCATTTAACTACATACATTAGCATCAGCTCCTTTTATATTATAAAGCCAGTTAGATTTAAGATATTATCTAATCAACATACTAACTGGCATAATAGATTAAGTCCTTGCCCTCGGCACCACAGATCATACAGAAGACATTATTTAAGAGGTTAGAGGGCATCTCATCAACTCTGGTCAGCTGTTCGCAGTTTTCGCAGTAGATATAGTCAGCCACCGGCATTACCTCCTTTTAAGATTATGGTTTTATTATATGGCTTAAGAACTAAAAAAGAAGGCCTAGCGTTTGCAAAATCAATGAGTTGTAAATTCTACCAGTAGCAGATATAATGGATATATCAATAAATAAAAGGGGGAATGCAGCTGACCTACAGGAGGGAAGACCTCGTGGAGAGTTACCTGCGAAAGTCTAAAGAGTTAATCGGTGTTTTTCTTATAAATAACATTGCTTTATTGTAATTAAAATGCTACAATTAAATTAACAGATAGATTAAATGTAATTATATTAAACATTTAATCCAGAGGGGGGATTAGGGTGAGTTCAAAATTAACATTTGAAGAGATCGGTCAAAGGTTAAGAAAAGCTAGAGAATCATCAGGTTTCACCCAGTCTGATGTTGAAGAGATGACAGGTATAAATAGAGTCACAATATCTAATATTGAAAGAGGTCAAAAAAAGATTGACTCGTTATTATTAAAGAAGTTTGCCAGATTATATGGATATTCTCTTATGTATTTTCTAGAAGAGCCAGAGGAATTTGAAGAAGTATCAATAGCCTTTAGAACAGAGGGTTTAGATGATAACGAAAAAGAAAATATTAATTGGACAAAGAAAATTCTATTTAATTTTAATGACTTAAAAGAGATCAAAAAAGATGGTGAATAATCTATGGCAAACACTTTAGAAACTAAAGCCAAAATTCGTGCCAGTGAAATAAGGGATAAATTAGGCTTTTCCAAAGAACCGGTGGCTAATATATTTAGCCTTATTGAATCTTTAGGAATTTTATTGACTAAAAAGCCGATTTATGATTCAAATATCTCAGCTTATTTCATTCATTATAAAAATAACTACTTGTTTTTTATAAATAGTGCTCATACTTTAGGGCGGCAGCATTTTTCTGCTGCCCATGAACTCTATCATTATTATTATGACAAAAATTTAAATGGGACTATCTGTGATACTTTTAAATTTAAAAATCAGCGGAATGAAAGTGAAACCCTGGCTGATTATTTTGCAGTCCATTTTTTAATGCCTGAAGACGGCATCTATAAATTCTTTAATCTAGTCGGCGAGGATATCGATATAAATAAAATAATTAAAGCTCAAAATTATTTTAAAGTTAGTTTCAAAGCTATGCTTGTTCGTTTAAAAGTTCTAGGATTAATAGATAAAAGCGAATATGATAGATATTCAACTATCCATTTAAATTCAACCTTTGCCAGACTGGGGTATACAAGAGAGCTAATTAGACCAACAGAAGAAACCTATATCCCTCAAAGCTATTTGGAAATCTTATATGAAAACTACGATAAAAATCAGATTACAGAAAGAGCTTATAAAGAGTATCTATCAGATGTAGGCTTATCAATTGAAGATTTAAAAATTGAAGAGGAGGTAGAGGATCTTGCTGAAGAAACCTCCTTTGATTATTGATAACTGTGTTTTAGGAAATCTCCATTCAGCAAAAGGGTTATATCTTTTAGACCTTTTATATCCTGGAGAGATTATTATCCCTTCCCAGGTATTAGAAGAAGCAACATTGAAAAGCGGATTGTTTCAAGAATTAAAGTTATTAAAAGAAAGGGAAGTATTTCAAATATATACTATTGATGATATAAGTGAAATGCGTAGGTTTGCCAAACTAGAAAGAAGGTTTAAAGATAATGGAGAGGCACAGGCCAAGGGGGAAGCTGCTGTTTTAACAATAGCTGAGATCACTAAAGGCACTGTCTGTAGTGATAATATCAGTGATGTTAAGCCTTATATAAATAGGCATAAGATGGAGTTAAAAACAACTCTAGGTATCCTTTTCGATGCATATTTTCAGAAAATAATTGACCAGAGCCAAGGCGAGGAAATGATAAAAAATATTATTAAAGATGGCAATAAGATACCAGTTAATACATTTAAAGATGTTATCAACTGGTTTGAAAATGAAGAAGGAAGAGAATTATTTTAGGAGGTTATAATTGAATGCCTGGATTATTAAAAAAATATTAATAATCGCTTAAATACATATAAAGTTAATAATATTAATGATCCAGGAAATTATTCAATATTGCAAACAAACCCCATATAAATAACCAACCTCCTCTGATAGGATAAACATATCCTAAACACGAGGAGGTTTTTATATGCAACCATTTAGAATTGCAATTGACCCCGGCCACGGAGGTAGAGATCCAGGAGCTGTTGCCGGTGATATATATGAGAAGGACCTAAATCTTAATCTGTCGGCTTATCTATTTAAAACCTGTTTGAATAGAGGTTTGAATCCATTTTTGCTAAGAGGTGGAGATTACAACTTACAGCTGGAAGAGAGGGTTAATTTAGCTGAGGCTGCCGGGGCAGAGCTCTTTTTGTCAGTCCATCACAATGGGGCTGCCAGTTCTGCAGCTAATGGAACGGAGACTCTTCACTTTCCAGGGAGCAAGTTCGGTGTATTGTATGCTGAATATATCCAGCAGGGGATGTTAGATGCTTTAGGCTCCAGGGACAGAGGGGTTAAGACTTCAGATAGTTTATATGTTTTAAGAAGAACTTCAATGCCGGCAGTTTTGATTGAGCCGTTATTTGTGACCGGCGAGGAAGATAAAATGATTTACAGCAGGGAAGATTATTATAGAGGTTTAGCTGAAATTATTATTGATTCAATTATCCAGTTAAATAAAGAACTGGGCAGAGTTAAATAATGTTTGCCGGCAACATGATCTTTGAAAAGTTGCTGGTGATGGTGGCTATTGGCACCTTTGCCGGTGAGGCTAAGAGGTCATTAATAGAAGAGAGCTTTGAAATTATTGTTTTCTCCTTTAATTTTATCGCCAGTGCTTTTTTAGGATTTAGCCTGGGATATATCTTTTATTATTTGAGGGGCAAAGAAGAACTGGTTCCCTTTTTAGGCGGTCTTATCGGCTATTTCGGCAGCGATTTTGCAGAGGGCAAGGCATTGGTCTTCCTCCAGAATAGACTGGAGGGAGGTGGCTAATATGGTGGAATTATTCGATCGGAAAAGAAAGCTGACAGCCTACTTTTTTATGGTTATTATGATAGTTTTAGCAGTCGGTGTCTTTTACCTGGCAGCCAGTTTAGAAGTCCTGGAGAATAACTTGCTTAATCATGAGGAATTAAAGGCTGAAAAGGTTGAGTTGCTTAATGGAATAGAGGTAGAGGTGGATTTAAATTATTTAGATTTGATCTATATCAATGGAATCAATAAAAATATTGAGATAATCGAAGGTTTAACCTGGCTGGTGAGAGTGGGTATCTTTGTCTTTATCGGCTTAGGTGTCTTTATCCTGGGGCAGTTGGTGGATATCACTCACAGGTTGAGAAAGATCTCAGGCGAGGTTTGATTTTTTGAGCTTAAATTTAACTATTAACTGGAGGAATGAATAGATGGAGTTATTTCTAAATGTTTTAGCTATCTTTGCCGGTGGTGTTCCAGTCTTTTTTATAATATTAATAATTACTAGAAGGTTTTTTCCTGAGATAGATCCTTATCTGGCTAAGGCTAAGCCGGTTATTGCTGAGATCGATGACCTCCTGGATGTAATTTTATTGGAATGGCAATCATCCAGGCTAGAAACTGTTAATGATATAATCGGTCAGCTCCGGCAGGACCTAAGAAGAGCCGGTTATCAGCTGGATCCAGCAGAAGAAGAGAAGGTAATCAATCATGCAAAGGCTAAGTTAAAAAGAGAGGCAGAGAAACCAGAGGGGTTAAGCTTGAGCAGGAATCAGGCCGGGGACCTGAAGGTTGAGTTTAAGAGAGAGTTTTAAGATTCAGGCCGCCTTTAGGCGGCCCTAATATTTGAAATCAAAAATATTTAATTAAATACTCAATTAACCCTGGATTACAGAAGCCCAGAAGACTACGAAAAAGGGAGAAAACTATTTAAACTATGTGTCTAATTTAATGGGGAAGTTCAATTTATCTTAATAGATCAAGCAAATTATAATAATAGTATTTTCTATTTCTCATTTTATTATCAGAGAATATGATTTTTTCTTCTTCTAAAGTAGAAAGATATCTCCTACAGGTAGTATCAGGTATTCCTGTTAGAGAACTTATTGTCTTTACATCAAAAATTGGCTTTTGATACATTGTTTTTACTAGATCTACTACATTGGTACTGTTTATCAAGCCCATTGCTTTTTCTAGATCTCTTTTATATAATTTATCGATTTCTTCAACAA encodes:
- a CDS encoding N-acetylmuramoyl-L-alanine amidase — translated: MQPFRIAIDPGHGGRDPGAVAGDIYEKDLNLNLSAYLFKTCLNRGLNPFLLRGGDYNLQLEERVNLAEAAGAELFLSVHHNGAASSAANGTETLHFPGSKFGVLYAEYIQQGMLDALGSRDRGVKTSDSLYVLRRTSMPAVLIEPLFVTGEEDKMIYSREDYYRGLAEIIIDSIIQLNKELGRVK
- a CDS encoding ImmA/IrrE family metallo-endopeptidase, whose protein sequence is MANTLETKAKIRASEIRDKLGFSKEPVANIFSLIESLGILLTKKPIYDSNISAYFIHYKNNYLFFINSAHTLGRQHFSAAHELYHYYYDKNLNGTICDTFKFKNQRNESETLADYFAVHFLMPEDGIYKFFNLVGEDIDINKIIKAQNYFKVSFKAMLVRLKVLGLIDKSEYDRYSTIHLNSTFARLGYTRELIRPTEETYIPQSYLEILYENYDKNQITERAYKEYLSDVGLSIEDLKIEEEVEDLAEETSFDY
- a CDS encoding helix-turn-helix transcriptional regulator is translated as MSSKLTFEEIGQRLRKARESSGFTQSDVEEMTGINRVTISNIERGQKKIDSLLLKKFARLYGYSLMYFLEEPEEFEEVSIAFRTEGLDDNEKENINWTKKILFNFNDLKEIKKDGE